A single window of Paenibacillus sp. SYP-B4298 DNA harbors:
- a CDS encoding VOC family protein, with translation MINRLGQVMLYVNNQEACRDFWTEKLGFEVISDQTSGPMRWIEVAPKGAATSLVLHHKELIAKMNPEMNLGTPSIMYYTDQFDALYSDLQNKNVKVGDIVELPTGRVFNFADVEDNYFAVSEKK, from the coding sequence ATGATCAACAGATTGGGTCAAGTGATGCTGTACGTGAATAACCAAGAAGCATGCAGAGACTTCTGGACGGAGAAGCTCGGCTTCGAGGTCATCTCGGATCAGACCAGCGGTCCGATGAGATGGATTGAGGTAGCCCCTAAGGGTGCGGCAACAAGCCTTGTTCTTCATCATAAGGAGCTCATTGCCAAGATGAACCCCGAGATGAACCTTGGAACTCCGTCGATCATGTATTACACAGATCAGTTTGATGCATTATACAGTGACCTCCAGAACAAAAACGTCAAGGTGGGAGACATTGTGGAGCTTCCAACGGGTAGAGTGTTCAACTTTGCGGACGTTGAAGACAACTACTTCGCCGTATCAGAAAAGAAGTAA
- the trmB gene encoding tRNA (guanosine(46)-N7)-methyltransferase TrmB — translation MRLRGRKGIVESLEAQPELVVLDAQAYKGRWKEFFGNDKPIYVELGMGKGQFISQQSGRNPDINFIGVDMYDELIRRASEKARLVWEDKGETAPPNLALLRANIEGIETMFEPGEIERIYLNFSDPWPKSKHARRRLTHPRFLAKYVELLNGRGEIHFKTDSMKLFEFSLNSFTEVGLQLRNISLDLHRDGLRDDLVLTEYETKFVGLGQPIYRLEAVIGQQALSDFKQQLAGQAEAQADHQNSETSEAVSEPTTAPAMTSEG, via the coding sequence ATGCGGTTAAGAGGCAGGAAGGGAATAGTGGAGAGTCTGGAGGCGCAGCCGGAGCTGGTCGTTCTGGATGCTCAGGCATACAAGGGACGTTGGAAGGAATTCTTCGGCAATGATAAACCGATCTATGTCGAGCTGGGGATGGGCAAGGGGCAATTCATTAGCCAGCAGAGCGGGCGCAACCCGGATATTAACTTTATCGGCGTCGATATGTATGATGAGCTGATCCGCCGCGCCAGCGAGAAGGCGCGTCTGGTGTGGGAGGATAAAGGGGAGACTGCACCGCCGAATCTGGCGCTGCTGCGTGCCAATATCGAAGGGATCGAGACGATGTTTGAACCTGGAGAGATCGAACGGATTTACTTAAACTTTAGCGATCCATGGCCTAAGAGCAAGCACGCCCGCCGCAGACTGACCCATCCTCGCTTTTTGGCGAAGTATGTGGAGCTGCTGAACGGGCGCGGTGAAATTCATTTTAAGACGGATTCGATGAAGCTGTTCGAATTTTCGTTGAACAGCTTTACAGAGGTGGGCCTGCAGTTGCGCAATATCTCGCTCGATCTGCATCGTGATGGGCTGCGCGACGATCTGGTGCTCACAGAATACGAGACAAAGTTTGTCGGCCTCGGTCAGCCGATCTACAGGCTGGAAGCCGTGATCGGTCAGCAGGCACTGTCTGATTTCAAGCAGCAGCTCGCCGGGCAGGCAGAAGCTCAGGCTGACCACCAGAACAGCGAGACCAGCGAGGCGGTCAGTGAGCCGACAACGGCGCCGGCAATGACGTCAGAAGGATAA
- a CDS encoding VOC family protein: MAIKKLEHVGIMVANVDASVKFYTEVLGMKHLGTMMHTNGVIKLGFLAFEEAGETQVELIEGYPSELPAEGKVHHIAFTVDKLEDEIERLRALGVTARDSEITTLPNGSRYFFFYGPDGEIFELFEPAQN, encoded by the coding sequence ATGGCAATTAAGAAGCTGGAGCATGTGGGCATTATGGTGGCGAATGTGGATGCGTCCGTGAAATTCTATACCGAGGTGTTAGGCATGAAGCATTTGGGCACTATGATGCATACCAATGGTGTCATCAAGCTAGGTTTTCTTGCATTTGAAGAGGCTGGAGAGACACAGGTGGAGCTGATCGAGGGCTACCCTTCAGAGCTGCCAGCGGAGGGCAAGGTGCATCATATTGCCTTTACGGTGGACAAGCTGGAGGACGAGATAGAGCGCCTGCGAGCGCTTGGCGTCACTGCACGCGACAGCGAGATTACAACCTTGCCTAACGGCAGCCGTTATTTTTTCTTTTATGGACCAGATGGAGAAATCTTCGAGCTGTTCGAGCCCGCCCAGAACTAA
- a CDS encoding RCC1 domain-containing protein, producing MKINALTGKLAKFQRSVLLVAGLSLALSVPALAAPESVVKPTVTADGSHSVLHASDGSVWQWGDNGDVIKGKITLEDNTPKLMPHIKDVAEIQSYRNKQIFLKKDGTVWESEKTFEVISKIIHETVSVFTEPKQIEGLNNIVKISVGDVFSAIDKDGSVWVWHPLVYYNGLHKLENITDAKDISWNGDASVLILKEDGTVWVWTAYEEEKTFVQADKQYNEYFEINNTYVIRNIHVNTNYVAHKVEGLTNIVALSKGTGRQNFAIEKDGSVWGWGENNKGKLGLPDDTKIVDKPVKIKRLSEVSSIVTSGLSTLVLKKDGSLWVLGYNIGDYKNFSEFENGHLLRRIGGLGKVNSVAMGDNHAVAITEDGKLWAWGKNNVGQLGDASFKDSLTPILVKQLQ from the coding sequence TTGAAAATCAATGCACTAACAGGGAAGCTGGCGAAATTTCAGCGGTCAGTTCTATTGGTCGCAGGACTATCTCTAGCGTTGTCTGTACCCGCACTGGCTGCGCCAGAGTCGGTCGTAAAGCCTACCGTTACTGCAGACGGTAGTCACAGTGTTCTTCATGCATCGGATGGATCGGTCTGGCAATGGGGAGACAATGGGGATGTCATTAAAGGTAAGATTACTCTCGAAGATAATACTCCGAAGCTTATGCCACATATAAAGGATGTAGCTGAAATTCAATCGTACCGGAATAAACAAATCTTTTTAAAAAAGGATGGGACAGTTTGGGAGTCTGAGAAGACCTTTGAGGTAATCTCCAAAATCATACATGAAACCGTTTCTGTGTTTACTGAACCGAAACAGATCGAAGGTCTGAATAATATTGTGAAGATATCGGTCGGAGATGTTTTCTCCGCTATCGATAAAGACGGTTCTGTGTGGGTATGGCATCCCTTGGTATACTATAATGGGCTACATAAGCTTGAGAATATAACGGACGCGAAAGATATTTCATGGAACGGCGATGCCTCTGTCCTTATTTTAAAGGAGGATGGGACAGTGTGGGTGTGGACTGCGTATGAAGAAGAGAAGACATTTGTCCAAGCGGATAAGCAGTATAATGAGTATTTTGAAATAAACAATACCTATGTGATTCGCAATATTCATGTTAACACCAATTATGTCGCCCATAAGGTGGAGGGTTTGACCAATATCGTGGCCTTATCAAAGGGGACTGGGCGGCAAAATTTCGCGATTGAAAAGGACGGGTCTGTATGGGGATGGGGAGAGAACAACAAAGGTAAGCTGGGACTGCCCGATGATACCAAAATCGTAGATAAACCCGTGAAAATTAAGCGTTTATCGGAGGTTTCTTCCATTGTTACATCCGGCCTGAGTACGCTCGTTCTAAAGAAGGATGGGTCTCTCTGGGTCTTGGGATACAACATAGGCGACTATAAAAATTTTTCTGAGTTTGAGAATGGGCATCTATTAAGACGTATTGGCGGACTGGGGAAGGTGAACTCGGTAGCCATGGGAGATAACCATGCCGTGGCCATTACGGAAGACGGTAAGCTATGGGCGTGGGGGAAAAATAACGTCGGACAGCTAGGTGATGCGAGCTTTAAGGACAGCTTGACTCCAATCCTTGTTAAACAACTCCAATAG
- the rpmI gene encoding 50S ribosomal protein L35, which yields MPKMKTHSSLKDRFKITGTGKVKRYKAYKNHLLSHKSGRQKRVLAGQPLMAAGDVSRLKQGLDQLR from the coding sequence ATGCCTAAGATGAAAACACACAGCAGTCTGAAAGACCGCTTCAAAATTACTGGCACTGGAAAAGTAAAACGCTACAAAGCATACAAAAACCACTTGTTGTCCCACAAGTCCGGTCGTCAAAAGCGCGTTCTTGCTGGACAGCCGCTGATGGCTGCAGGCGATGTAAGCCGTCTGAAGCAAGGTCTGGACCAACTGAGATAA
- a CDS encoding TIGR01212 family radical SAM protein (This family includes YhcC from E. coli K-12, an uncharacterized radical SAM protein.), translated as MPSAANLSPLPDLQLWGDKRFHTWNYEMREQFGGKVFKVMLDAGFTCPNRDGSIAKGGCTFCSARGSGDFAGSRRDDLITQFNTIRSRQHQKWPQAAYIGYFQAYTNTYAPVERLREYYEVILEQPGVVGLSIATRPDCLPDEVVDYLAELNERTYLWVEMGLQTIHESTSTLINRAHDTQCYLDAVAKLRARGIRVCTHIIYGLPQETHEMMLDTGRAVAGMDVQGIKIHLLHLMRKTPMVKQYEAGLLQFLEQDEYIGLIADTLELLPPGMIVHRLTGDAPRQLLIGPMWSLNKWEVLNGIDKELRRRESWQGKRWRQV; from the coding sequence ATGCCAAGCGCCGCCAACCTGTCTCCTCTGCCTGATCTGCAGCTATGGGGAGACAAACGGTTTCATACATGGAATTACGAGATGCGCGAGCAGTTCGGCGGGAAAGTGTTCAAGGTGATGCTGGATGCCGGATTTACATGTCCGAACCGGGACGGCTCGATCGCCAAGGGCGGCTGCACCTTTTGCAGCGCGCGTGGCTCAGGCGACTTCGCGGGCAGCCGTCGTGATGACCTGATCACCCAGTTCAACACGATTCGAAGCCGCCAGCATCAGAAATGGCCTCAGGCCGCTTATATCGGATATTTCCAGGCCTATACCAATACGTATGCTCCTGTGGAGCGGCTTCGGGAATATTATGAGGTCATCCTGGAGCAGCCCGGAGTTGTCGGCCTGTCGATCGCTACGCGTCCCGACTGCCTGCCTGATGAGGTCGTCGATTATCTGGCCGAGTTGAACGAGCGCACCTATCTATGGGTGGAGATGGGGCTTCAGACGATCCATGAGTCTACCTCGACCCTTATTAATCGTGCCCATGATACACAGTGTTATCTGGATGCGGTCGCGAAGCTGCGCGCCCGCGGTATCCGCGTCTGCACGCATATTATCTACGGACTCCCTCAGGAGACGCACGAGATGATGCTGGACACCGGCAGAGCCGTAGCCGGCATGGACGTGCAGGGGATCAAGATCCACCTGCTGCATCTGATGCGCAAAACACCGATGGTCAAGCAATACGAGGCAGGCCTGCTGCAATTTCTGGAGCAGGACGAATACATCGGGCTGATCGCTGACACGCTGGAGCTGCTGCCGCCGGGCATGATTGTGCACCGTCTTACTGGAGATGCACCGCGTCAACTGCTGATCGGCCCGATGTGGAGCCTGAACAAATGGGAGGTTCTTAATGGGATTGACAAGGAATTGCGCCGCCGCGAGAGCTGGCAAGGCAAGCGCTGGAGGCAGGTGTAG
- a CDS encoding glycosyltransferase family 2 protein, producing MLNSVVISLQLFVALVGLYQVGLSLYGWRRKAASPSHPAQKSFAVLIAAHNEEQVVGALIENLLKMKYPRHLFDIFVICDNCTDKTAEIARSYDGVHAYVRHNQNERGKGYAIQWMLAELWKLPRSYDAVVMFDADNLASTDFLQLMNDDLCNGIRVIQGYLDTKNPHDSWVSASNGINYWFTNRMWQVSRANVGFSNFLGGTGMCFETKLLQEIGWGATSLVEDLEFSIHCIMRDIYPKINYDARVFDEKPVTFKASARQRLRWTQGQFDVATRYFFPLLWQGVRQRKAAKIDAAFYVFNPYTFLIGVVVTAAVWLSMLIPNVWAFNSLYEFIPLWFMVPYMAYTIMQFPIVLYVEKVPARIYLQLVLFPIYLLSWLPITVYAFFTQKNRQWSHTEHTRVIRLEEVQGKQAGELTR from the coding sequence ATGTTAAATTCAGTCGTTATCAGTCTCCAGCTCTTTGTAGCGCTGGTCGGGTTGTATCAGGTGGGTCTGTCGTTATACGGATGGCGGCGCAAAGCTGCATCACCTTCCCATCCGGCTCAAAAGTCGTTCGCTGTGCTGATCGCCGCTCATAATGAAGAGCAGGTCGTTGGGGCATTGATCGAGAACTTGTTGAAAATGAAATATCCGAGACATTTGTTTGATATATTTGTTATTTGCGATAACTGCACTGATAAGACTGCAGAGATCGCAAGAAGTTATGACGGGGTACATGCCTATGTCCGCCATAATCAAAATGAGCGAGGCAAGGGCTATGCGATTCAATGGATGCTGGCCGAGCTGTGGAAGCTGCCACGAAGCTATGATGCCGTCGTAATGTTCGATGCGGACAATCTGGCGAGCACGGACTTCCTGCAGTTGATGAATGATGATCTGTGCAATGGCATCCGCGTCATTCAGGGCTATCTGGATACCAAAAATCCGCATGACTCCTGGGTCAGTGCCTCTAACGGCATCAACTATTGGTTCACAAACCGCATGTGGCAAGTATCACGGGCGAATGTAGGCTTCTCCAATTTCCTTGGCGGCACGGGCATGTGCTTCGAGACGAAGCTGCTTCAGGAGATTGGCTGGGGCGCGACCAGTCTGGTCGAGGATCTGGAGTTCAGCATCCACTGCATCATGCGCGATATTTATCCGAAGATCAATTACGATGCTCGCGTCTTCGACGAGAAGCCTGTGACCTTCAAGGCCTCGGCTCGTCAGCGCCTGCGCTGGACACAAGGGCAGTTCGATGTGGCAACACGTTACTTTTTCCCTTTGCTGTGGCAAGGGGTCAGGCAGCGCAAGGCGGCTAAGATTGATGCGGCCTTCTATGTATTCAATCCGTACACGTTCCTGATCGGTGTCGTGGTGACCGCTGCGGTCTGGCTGTCGATGCTGATCCCGAATGTGTGGGCGTTCAACTCGCTGTACGAGTTCATCCCGCTCTGGTTCATGGTGCCTTACATGGCCTATACCATTATGCAATTTCCTATCGTGCTGTATGTCGAGAAAGTACCGGCTCGCATCTATCTGCAGTTGGTTCTGTTCCCGATCTATCTGCTGTCCTGGCTGCCGATTACAGTCTATGCCTTCTTCACGCAGAAGAATCGGCAATGGAGCCATACCGAGCATACCCGCGTCATCCGTCTTGAGGAGGTTCAGGGTAAGCAGGCAGGGGAATTGACACGATAA
- the infC gene encoding translation initiation factor IF-3, whose protein sequence is MNDEIRAREVRLVGAEGEQIGITPLREALQMAIDLNMDLVNVAPTAKPPVCRIMDYGKFRYEQQKKEKEARKNQKIVDLKEVWFRANIDEHDYQTKFRNVVKFLNEGDKVKCSVRFRGREIAHASIGQRILDRLSKEVADICVMERAPKLEGRSMIMILAPKSNN, encoded by the coding sequence ATCAATGACGAGATTCGTGCAAGAGAGGTACGCTTGGTTGGAGCAGAAGGCGAGCAGATCGGCATTACGCCGCTGCGCGAGGCGCTTCAGATGGCGATTGATCTGAACATGGATCTGGTCAATGTCGCTCCGACGGCCAAACCCCCGGTATGCCGGATTATGGATTATGGAAAATTCCGTTATGAGCAGCAGAAGAAAGAAAAAGAAGCCCGCAAGAATCAGAAGATCGTGGATCTCAAGGAAGTATGGTTCCGCGCCAACATCGACGAGCATGACTATCAGACCAAGTTCCGCAATGTAGTCAAGTTTCTGAATGAAGGCGACAAGGTCAAATGCTCGGTTCGCTTCCGCGGCCGCGAGATTGCCCATGCGTCGATTGGGCAGCGCATTTTGGATCGTCTCTCCAAAGAGGTTGCAGATATTTGCGTAATGGAGCGTGCTCCCAAGCTTGAAGGGCGCAGCATGATTATGATTCTTGCACCAAAATCTAACAATTGA
- a CDS encoding phosphatase PAP2 family protein, with product MNQKKGGSIIEKLRAWFELGEHRMLLWANRRPINRFVSTWLSRWLGCVTHIGGATFTLVTALCIGLFAGYPWNVAGWQSLTAVAVSHIPVFIAKRKFKRLRPFQALDNVNIGKRILIDPSFPSGHTTAVFAWMLPLLYADSSLMPLLLPAAVVLLLSVAWSRMYLGLHYPSDVIAGAVVGSLTASLVSLFWWSA from the coding sequence ATGAACCAAAAAAAAGGAGGATCCATCATCGAAAAGCTGCGTGCGTGGTTTGAGCTTGGTGAGCACCGGATGCTGCTGTGGGCGAACCGTCGCCCCATCAATAGATTCGTCTCGACATGGCTGAGCCGATGGCTGGGATGCGTCACCCATATCGGAGGGGCTACATTTACGCTGGTTACTGCGCTGTGTATCGGGCTGTTCGCAGGCTACCCGTGGAATGTGGCCGGCTGGCAGAGCCTCACAGCCGTTGCTGTAAGCCACATTCCGGTATTTATAGCCAAGCGCAAGTTCAAAAGACTGCGCCCCTTTCAGGCGCTGGACAATGTAAATATCGGCAAACGGATACTCATCGACCCGTCCTTTCCATCCGGCCATACCACGGCGGTATTCGCCTGGATGCTACCCTTGCTGTACGCAGACAGCAGCCTTATGCCATTGCTGCTCCCGGCTGCCGTCGTATTACTGCTCTCGGTCGCCTGGTCAAGAATGTATCTCGGACTTCATTATCCTTCTGACGTCATTGCCGGCGCCGTTGTCGGCTCACTGACCGCCTCGCTGGTCTCGCTGTTCTGGTGGTCAGCCTGA
- a CDS encoding type I phosphomannose isomerase catalytic subunit, which produces MTVAAYPLQFKPEMKERVWGGRALEQFGLELPPGAIGEGWMIGDHPNGTTKVINGELAGLGLDQIRETYGAAWFGSRGFSEKNGRFPLLIKLLDCNDDLSVQVHPTDSYERLPAGELGKTEMWYILAAKPDAKIIYGLQPNMDRAALESAIHEGRIMECLQEVPVKAGDAFYIPAGTVHALCAGVVVAEIQQNSDTTYRLYDYNRPGLDGQLRELHIEDSLNVIAYEGAGATRMETGNLDAGQWLEIARSPYFVVEKGIVSGPWALSTAPESFVILVIAEGEGTLSWDGGSQAVKAGECFLLPATLGSYELDGQLTVLRSELP; this is translated from the coding sequence ATGACTGTAGCAGCTTATCCATTGCAATTCAAGCCCGAGATGAAAGAACGTGTATGGGGAGGTCGCGCCCTGGAGCAATTCGGCCTGGAGCTTCCGCCCGGAGCGATTGGCGAAGGCTGGATGATCGGTGACCATCCGAATGGAACAACCAAGGTCATCAATGGCGAGCTGGCTGGCCTCGGGCTGGATCAGATTCGCGAGACATACGGCGCTGCCTGGTTTGGCAGTCGCGGATTTTCCGAGAAGAACGGGCGCTTCCCACTGCTGATCAAGCTGCTGGATTGCAACGACGATCTGTCTGTGCAAGTCCACCCGACAGACAGCTATGAGCGACTGCCTGCTGGCGAGCTAGGCAAGACCGAGATGTGGTATATTCTCGCCGCCAAACCGGATGCGAAGATTATCTACGGCCTGCAGCCGAATATGGACCGTGCAGCGCTGGAGTCAGCGATTCACGAAGGCCGAATCATGGAATGTCTTCAGGAGGTGCCCGTCAAGGCTGGAGATGCCTTCTACATTCCGGCTGGCACCGTTCATGCTCTGTGCGCTGGCGTTGTCGTAGCCGAGATTCAGCAGAACTCCGATACGACCTACCGTTTGTACGATTACAATCGGCCCGGACTGGATGGGCAGCTTCGCGAGCTGCATATTGAGGACTCGCTGAATGTGATTGCTTATGAAGGAGCAGGCGCAACCCGGATGGAGACTGGCAATCTTGATGCCGGACAATGGCTGGAGATTGCGCGTTCCCCTTACTTTGTCGTAGAGAAAGGGATTGTGAGCGGGCCATGGGCGCTCTCTACTGCCCCGGAGAGCTTCGTCATACTCGTCATCGCTGAGGGCGAGGGCACGCTGAGCTGGGATGGCGGGAGCCAGGCTGTGAAGGCCGGCGAGTGCTTCCTGCTCCCGGCAACGCTTGGCAGCTACGAGTTGGATGGACAGCTCACCGTGCTGCGCAGCGAATTACCGTAA
- a CDS encoding class I SAM-dependent methyltransferase — protein MGLLSVLSLAHRWTAERVQPGDIVVDATAGNGVDTLFLSEAAGPRGMVYAFDIQQQALDNTQARLERAVREGKRLAPVRLLLQSHDTLPAALPAAEHGRLAAVLFNLGYLPAEGADPAVITQQSTTLTALEASLALLRPGGLLSIVLYPGHAGGGDEAAAVEQWAQQLDPQLAQAAIYRMLQKPLAPYWIGIEKRKQLQALPAEEII, from the coding sequence ATGGGACTGCTGTCCGTATTAAGCCTGGCCCACCGCTGGACAGCCGAGCGTGTTCAGCCTGGCGATATCGTCGTCGATGCGACAGCGGGCAACGGCGTCGACACCCTGTTTCTGAGCGAGGCTGCCGGGCCGCGAGGCATGGTGTACGCCTTCGATATACAGCAGCAGGCGCTGGATAATACGCAGGCGCGGCTGGAGCGTGCTGTCCGCGAGGGCAAGCGGCTCGCGCCGGTGCGTCTGCTGCTCCAGAGCCACGATACGCTGCCCGCTGCCCTTCCGGCCGCAGAGCATGGACGACTAGCCGCTGTGCTGTTCAATCTGGGCTATCTGCCAGCGGAGGGAGCCGATCCGGCAGTCATCACCCAGCAGAGCACAACATTGACGGCGCTTGAGGCTTCGCTGGCATTGCTGCGCCCAGGCGGTCTGCTGTCGATCGTCCTCTACCCCGGACATGCTGGCGGAGGGGACGAAGCGGCCGCTGTAGAGCAATGGGCACAGCAGCTCGATCCGCAGCTTGCACAGGCAGCTATATACCGGATGCTGCAGAAGCCGCTGGCGCCCTATTGGATTGGTATTGAGAAGCGCAAGCAGCTACAGGCGCTCCCTGCGGAAGAAATTATATAG
- a CDS encoding DUF2087 domain-containing protein, with product MQLDKVVSYHKALADPTRIKILILLADGELNGQVLAERLGVAPATITHHATKLRKASLINERRDKNTIYFSLNHYFIKNNATATEHLIYRRVSAKGGMNIMHDDSKRMKDSVIKNFFTSEGRLKSLPAQLKKKLIVLEHLVSQLEKGRKYSEMEINDFIKHFHDDYATVRREFIMHQFMYRENEVYELNPQDMWARWETLS from the coding sequence ATGCAATTAGATAAGGTGGTTAGCTATCATAAGGCTCTGGCAGATCCTACACGAATCAAAATATTAATTCTGCTTGCTGATGGAGAACTGAATGGCCAGGTTTTGGCGGAAAGGTTAGGAGTCGCACCTGCAACAATTACTCATCATGCCACGAAACTGCGAAAAGCTAGTTTGATTAACGAGCGAAGGGACAAAAACACGATTTATTTTTCATTAAATCATTACTTTATCAAGAATAATGCCACTGCTACAGAACATTTGATTTATCGAAGAGTTAGTGCCAAAGGGGGTATGAACATCATGCATGATGACTCTAAGCGAATGAAGGACTCCGTCATTAAAAACTTCTTCACATCCGAAGGGAGATTGAAGAGTCTACCCGCTCAACTCAAGAAAAAACTTATTGTGTTGGAGCATCTCGTGTCCCAGTTGGAAAAGGGGCGGAAGTATAGTGAGATGGAAATCAATGATTTTATTAAACATTTCCATGATGACTACGCAACGGTGCGCAGGGAATTTATTATGCATCAATTCATGTACAGAGAAAACGAAGTTTACGAATTAAATCCACAAGACATGTGGGCTAGGTGGGAGACTCTGTCGTGA
- a CDS encoding class I SAM-dependent methyltransferase: MNPLEYKEFYDRVGKINGWNFSNVKCVAEGTRWDLYREVTKTCKKSDIILDIGTGGGEAILSIAESALLLVGIDQSAGMIETAITNSVKSGIPNVRFLKMEAELLDFPADFFNVVSCRHSEFFAKEVARVLVKGGTFLTQQVSENDKSNIKEAFGRGQALGTKAGTLKHQYVTKLSEAGFSDIQAFEFNVIEYYQTAEDLIFLLKHTPIIPNFGQTEVDFQILQQFIKENQSEKGIRTNSERFIITAKL, encoded by the coding sequence ATGAATCCATTGGAATACAAAGAATTTTATGATAGAGTCGGCAAAATAAACGGTTGGAATTTTAGCAATGTCAAATGCGTTGCTGAAGGAACGAGATGGGATTTGTATCGTGAGGTAACGAAGACCTGCAAGAAATCGGATATTATTCTTGACATTGGTACCGGTGGCGGGGAAGCGATATTATCAATAGCTGAATCTGCACTACTTTTAGTTGGAATTGACCAATCTGCTGGAATGATTGAAACCGCAATTACAAATTCCGTTAAGTCAGGCATACCTAATGTACGTTTCCTCAAGATGGAAGCTGAACTATTGGATTTTCCTGCCGACTTTTTTAATGTAGTCTCGTGTAGACATTCGGAATTTTTCGCTAAAGAAGTCGCAAGGGTTTTAGTTAAGGGCGGTACGTTCCTAACTCAGCAAGTAAGCGAAAACGACAAATCAAATATTAAAGAAGCATTTGGAAGAGGACAGGCATTGGGTACAAAGGCAGGTACATTAAAGCATCAATATGTTACTAAATTAAGCGAAGCGGGCTTTAGCGACATTCAGGCATTTGAATTTAATGTTATTGAATATTACCAAACGGCTGAAGACCTTATTTTTTTATTAAAACACACCCCGATAATTCCCAACTTCGGACAGACTGAGGTTGATTTTCAAATACTCCAACAGTTTATTAAGGAGAATCAAAGCGAGAAGGGTATTAGGACAAATTCGGAACGCTTTATAATCACTGCTAAGTTATAG
- a CDS encoding IS4 family transposase — MDKHTLISSFGKWLAPICTRTFTEWVTETQQDKYVKKLTTAAYLKLFLHAQLQGREGLRHIADDVLCKAFQRELGLKSISAAQLSRKHNQVDPELLQQLFERLVKRILTTCPTPAARNKIKIIDSTTVALCLQKYKWATFRKTKAGIKLHMRLAFVGDQDVMPEKATITNAKKNDRTQLDELTDEPGFTYVFDRGYMDYSAFDRYGENNISFVTRLKNNACIEPIEFLEVPQESYVSEDVIVRVGSPQKKMKHLLRVVQTQDSQGNLLFLVTNRLDLTCDEISDMYRSRWAIETFFKWMKQHLRIKHFHGQSDRAVHNQVWIALIAFCLLLLVKLETKVNHSLLQLTRWLTKLLWQSYAQWLSRMKQKPSRLSKGRRRREIMIVTMNHSADLI; from the coding sequence ATGGACAAGCATACCCTAATTTCTTCGTTTGGTAAATGGTTAGCACCAATATGTACGAGAACATTCACAGAATGGGTTACAGAAACCCAGCAAGATAAGTATGTGAAGAAGCTAACGACTGCAGCCTACTTGAAACTGTTCCTGCATGCACAACTGCAAGGCAGAGAAGGACTAAGGCACATTGCCGATGATGTACTCTGCAAGGCATTTCAACGTGAACTTGGGCTGAAGTCCATTTCCGCAGCTCAACTTAGTCGGAAACATAATCAGGTGGATCCGGAATTGCTTCAACAGTTGTTTGAGCGTCTCGTCAAACGGATTCTCACGACCTGTCCTACACCAGCTGCACGTAACAAAATAAAGATTATCGACTCGACCACCGTAGCCCTGTGTTTACAAAAGTACAAATGGGCAACATTCCGCAAGACTAAAGCAGGCATCAAACTCCATATGCGACTAGCATTTGTCGGCGATCAAGATGTCATGCCAGAGAAGGCGACCATTACGAATGCAAAGAAAAACGACCGTACACAGCTCGATGAGCTTACGGATGAACCCGGATTCACGTATGTGTTTGACCGAGGTTACATGGACTATTCGGCATTCGACCGCTATGGCGAGAATAACATCTCATTCGTCACAAGGCTGAAGAATAATGCGTGCATTGAACCTATTGAGTTTCTTGAGGTTCCGCAAGAAAGCTATGTCAGTGAGGATGTCATCGTGCGAGTTGGCTCTCCACAAAAGAAAATGAAGCATTTGCTTCGGGTGGTTCAAACGCAAGATTCTCAGGGCAATCTGTTATTTTTGGTTACCAATCGGTTGGATCTGACCTGTGACGAAATCAGCGACATGTACCGTAGTCGTTGGGCCATTGAAACGTTCTTCAAGTGGATGAAGCAGCATTTGAGGATCAAGCATTTCCATGGTCAAAGTGACCGTGCGGTTCATAATCAGGTTTGGATCGCCCTTATCGCCTTTTGTTTGCTACTGCTTGTCAAACTGGAGACGAAAGTTAATCACAGTCTACTGCAGTTAACCCGATGGCTAACAAAATTATTATGGCAGTCCTACGCTCAGTGGTTGAGCCGAATGAAACAAAAACCGAGTCGTTTATCCAAGGGAAGGCGACGAAGAGAAATAATGATTGTTACGATGAATCACTCCGCTGATCTTATCTAA